Proteins from a genomic interval of Diaminobutyricimonas aerilata:
- a CDS encoding GNAT family N-acetyltransferase, translating to MKVEHQPDAERYALLDGDEVVGIADYEIDGDDIRIHHTEVPQHRRNAGLGGKLVQGTLDLIRTDTSYRVVPACPFVARFVRDHPEYADLTKR from the coding sequence ATGAAGGTCGAACACCAGCCCGACGCCGAGCGCTACGCCCTGCTCGACGGGGACGAGGTCGTCGGGATCGCCGACTACGAGATCGACGGCGACGACATCCGCATCCACCACACCGAGGTGCCGCAGCACCGGCGTAACGCGGGACTGGGCGGCAAGCTCGTGCAGGGCACGCTCGACCTCATCCGCACCGACACCTCCTACCGGGTGGTGCCCGCGTGCCCGTTCGTGGCCCGTTTCGTGCGCGACCATCCGGAGTACGCCGACCTCACCAAGCGCTGA
- a CDS encoding LacI family DNA-binding transcriptional regulator — translation MSIDHGSAPTLEKVAELAGVSRSTVSRVVNASPRVKPEVIRAVNDAIQKLGYVPNRAARTLASRRTQAIALVIPENTARFFADPFFASVIQGVAFRLAQTDYTLTLLIAAEGDPGKTRRYLQGGNVDGMLVLSHHNDDASYVDLAGRLPVVFGGRPMSRESENVHVVDVDNIDAASRATRHLIERGRTRIAHITGRRDMAAGIDRLTGWRRALDEAGLPAELVEDGDFTPEGGAAAMRRLLDRGEPIDAVFAASDQMAFGALNLLRERGMRVPDDVAVIGFDNNSYAISSRPELTTVEQPSIEFGTAMAEALVRLIDGEEVDTLTLLPTRLVQRAST, via the coding sequence ATGTCGATCGACCACGGGAGCGCACCGACCCTCGAGAAGGTGGCCGAGCTCGCCGGGGTCTCCCGATCGACCGTGTCGCGCGTGGTGAACGCCTCGCCGCGCGTGAAGCCCGAGGTCATCCGCGCCGTCAACGACGCGATCCAGAAGCTCGGGTACGTGCCCAACCGGGCGGCACGCACGCTCGCCAGCCGGCGCACCCAGGCGATCGCGCTCGTCATCCCCGAGAACACGGCCCGCTTCTTCGCCGACCCGTTCTTCGCCTCCGTGATCCAGGGCGTCGCGTTCCGGCTGGCACAGACGGACTACACGCTCACCCTCCTCATCGCGGCCGAGGGCGACCCGGGCAAGACGCGGCGCTACCTGCAGGGCGGCAACGTCGACGGGATGCTCGTGCTCTCGCACCACAACGACGACGCCTCGTACGTCGATCTCGCCGGGCGGTTGCCGGTCGTGTTCGGCGGCCGGCCGATGAGTCGCGAGAGCGAGAACGTGCACGTCGTCGACGTGGACAACATCGACGCGGCCTCCCGCGCGACCCGCCACCTGATCGAGCGCGGACGCACCCGCATCGCGCACATCACGGGCCGCCGCGACATGGCGGCGGGCATCGACCGCCTCACCGGATGGCGCCGCGCGCTCGATGAGGCGGGCCTTCCGGCGGAGCTCGTCGAGGACGGCGACTTCACGCCGGAGGGCGGCGCGGCGGCGATGCGGCGACTGCTCGATCGCGGCGAGCCCATCGACGCCGTCTTCGCGGCGAGCGACCAGATGGCGTTCGGAGCGCTCAACCTCCTGCGCGAACGCGGCATGAGGGTGCCCGACGACGTCGCGGTGATCGGCTTCGACAACAACTCCTACGCGATCTCCTCGCGCCCCGAGCTCACGACCGTCGAGCAGCCGTCGATCGAGTTCGGCACGGCGATGGCGGAGGCGCTCGTGCGTCTCATCGACGGGGAGGAGGTCGACACCCTCACCCTTTTGCCGACCCGCCTCGTGCAGCGGGCGTCCACCTGA
- a CDS encoding glycoside hydrolase family 1 protein, giving the protein MTNTFPPGFLWGSATAAAQIEGAAHEDGKEDSIWDAYARVPGAVANGHTPEVAVDHYHRMPQDVALMKRLGLGSYRFSTSWARVKPGDRFVNGKGLDFYSRLVDELLDADILPWLTLYHWDLPQALEEKGGWTNRDTAYRFQDYAAAVYDRLGDRVQHWTTFNEPLCSSLIGYAGGEHAPGRQEPRAALAALHHQHLAHGLATGVLRELGAQNIGITLNLTNAIPDDPEDERDVDAARRLDALWNRAFLEPIVLGRYPADLLEDVAKYRFEEFVQQGDLEIIAALIDFLGVNHYHDDNVSGRPLPENARPSLRPTDKPGRSPFVGSEHLTFPTRRLPRTAMDWEVNPDGLRTLLVRLGREYPTLPPLYVTENGAAYDDEVSEDGHVHDAQRTAYIRAHIDAVAAAIDEGADVRGYFVWSLLDNFEWAWGYNKRFGIVRVDYRTQERIIKDSGLEYARIIAGEYAPSR; this is encoded by the coding sequence ATGACGAACACCTTCCCCCCGGGCTTCCTCTGGGGCTCGGCGACCGCCGCTGCCCAGATCGAAGGCGCGGCACACGAAGACGGCAAAGAGGACTCCATCTGGGACGCCTACGCGCGCGTCCCCGGAGCGGTCGCCAACGGGCACACCCCCGAGGTCGCCGTCGACCACTACCACCGGATGCCGCAGGACGTCGCGCTCATGAAGCGTCTCGGACTCGGGTCCTACCGCTTCTCCACCAGCTGGGCCCGCGTGAAGCCCGGCGACCGCTTCGTCAACGGGAAGGGGCTCGACTTCTACTCGCGCCTCGTCGACGAACTCCTCGACGCCGACATCCTGCCGTGGCTGACCCTGTACCACTGGGACCTGCCGCAAGCGCTCGAGGAGAAGGGCGGCTGGACCAACCGCGACACGGCGTACCGGTTCCAGGACTACGCCGCCGCGGTGTACGACCGCCTGGGCGACCGCGTGCAGCACTGGACGACGTTCAACGAACCGCTGTGCAGCTCCCTCATCGGCTACGCCGGCGGCGAGCACGCCCCCGGTCGGCAGGAGCCCCGCGCTGCCCTCGCCGCGCTGCACCACCAGCACCTTGCGCACGGCCTCGCCACCGGCGTGCTGCGGGAGCTCGGCGCACAGAACATCGGCATCACGCTCAACCTCACCAACGCGATCCCCGACGACCCGGAGGACGAACGCGACGTCGACGCGGCCCGTCGGCTCGACGCGCTGTGGAACCGCGCGTTCCTCGAGCCGATCGTGCTCGGCCGCTACCCCGCCGACCTGCTCGAGGATGTGGCGAAGTACCGGTTCGAGGAGTTCGTGCAGCAGGGAGACCTCGAGATCATCGCGGCGCTGATCGACTTCCTCGGGGTGAACCACTACCACGACGACAACGTGAGCGGGCGGCCGCTGCCGGAGAACGCGCGGCCGTCGCTGCGCCCGACGGACAAGCCGGGACGTTCGCCCTTCGTCGGCAGCGAACACCTCACCTTCCCGACCCGGCGCCTCCCGCGCACGGCGATGGACTGGGAGGTCAACCCCGACGGACTCCGCACGCTGCTCGTGCGGCTGGGTCGGGAGTACCCGACGCTTCCCCCGCTCTACGTCACCGAGAACGGCGCGGCCTACGACGACGAGGTGTCGGAGGACGGGCACGTGCACGATGCTCAGCGCACCGCCTACATCCGCGCGCACATCGACGCGGTCGCGGCCGCGATCGACGAGGGCGCGGATGTGCGGGGCTACTTCGTGTGGTCGCTGCTCGACAACTTCGAGTGGGCGTGGGGCTACAACAAGCGATTCGGCATCGTGCGGGTGGACTACCGTACACAGGAGCGCATCATCAAGGACTCGGGACTCGAGTACGCCCGCATCATCGCGGGCGAATACGCGCCCAGTCGCTGA
- a CDS encoding carbohydrate ABC transporter permease translates to MNRRNRGGGMAGIGSRPGFLSYGLLTAVLLGSAYPLWWSFVVGSGTNSTRGETLPLIPGGNFFANAAKVFDAIPFWLALGNSLLVSTIITVSVVSFSTLAGYAFAKLRFRGRDGLMIFVIATMAIPTQLGIIPLFIVMRQLGWTGELGAVIVPTLVTAFGVFFMRQYLVDVIPDELIEAARMDGANQFRTFVNVALPAARPAMAILALFTFMTAWTDYLWPLIVLSPQNPTLQTALGQLQSGYYVDYSIVLTGAILSTIPLLVLFVVAGRQLIAGIMQGAVKG, encoded by the coding sequence GTGAATCGCCGCAATCGCGGCGGCGGCATGGCCGGCATCGGCAGCCGCCCCGGCTTCCTCTCCTACGGACTGCTGACCGCAGTGCTGCTCGGCTCGGCCTACCCCCTGTGGTGGTCGTTCGTCGTCGGCTCGGGCACCAATTCGACCCGCGGCGAGACGCTGCCGCTCATCCCCGGCGGCAACTTCTTCGCCAACGCGGCGAAGGTGTTCGACGCGATCCCGTTCTGGCTCGCCCTCGGCAACAGCCTCCTCGTGTCGACGATCATCACCGTGTCGGTCGTGAGCTTCTCGACGCTCGCCGGCTACGCGTTCGCGAAGCTGCGGTTCCGCGGCCGCGACGGGCTGATGATCTTCGTCATCGCGACGATGGCGATCCCGACCCAGCTCGGCATCATCCCGCTGTTCATCGTGATGCGGCAGCTCGGCTGGACCGGCGAGCTCGGCGCGGTCATCGTGCCGACCCTCGTCACGGCGTTCGGCGTCTTCTTCATGCGGCAGTACCTCGTCGACGTGATCCCCGACGAGCTCATCGAGGCGGCGCGGATGGACGGCGCGAACCAGTTCCGCACGTTCGTCAACGTCGCACTGCCCGCCGCGCGACCGGCGATGGCGATCCTCGCGCTGTTCACCTTCATGACGGCGTGGACCGACTACCTGTGGCCGCTCATCGTGTTGAGCCCGCAGAACCCCACCCTGCAGACGGCGCTCGGTCAGCTGCAGTCCGGTTACTACGTCGACTACTCGATCGTGCTCACCGGCGCGATCCTGTCCACCATCCCTCTTCTCGTACTATTCGTCGTAGCCGGGCGGCAACTGATCGCCGGCATCATGCAAGGAGCGGTCAAGGGCTGA
- a CDS encoding carbohydrate ABC transporter permease — translation MTSTLDRPPAATPSTARRSAVAAPLTWRQRLSRFDVKASPYVYIAPFFVLFAITGAFPLVYTLVVSLHDWELLSGQGDFVGLDNFGAVLQDRFFWNSIFNTLSIFLLSTIPQLTVALVIAAVLDQHLKARTFWRMSVLLPYVVTPVAVALIFSSVFNEQSGLVNNLLGTIGIDPVMWKQDTLPSHIAIATMVNWRWTGYNALILLAAMQAVPRDLHESAAIDGAGAARRFFSITVPSIRPTLIFVIITATIGGLQIFAEPRLFDVSAAGGIGGYDRQFQTTVLYLWEMAFFRGNFGEASAIAWLLFLLIVTLGLINFFISRRIASSENRAIKRASARRLAAQRGARP, via the coding sequence ATGACCAGCACCCTCGACCGGCCGCCCGCGGCGACCCCCTCGACCGCTCGACGGTCTGCGGTCGCCGCCCCTCTCACTTGGCGGCAACGGCTCAGCCGCTTCGACGTCAAGGCCTCGCCGTACGTCTACATCGCACCCTTCTTCGTGTTGTTCGCCATCACCGGCGCGTTCCCGCTCGTCTACACGCTCGTCGTGTCGTTGCACGACTGGGAGCTGCTGTCGGGCCAGGGCGACTTCGTCGGTCTCGACAACTTCGGCGCCGTGCTGCAGGACCGGTTCTTCTGGAACTCGATCTTCAACACGCTCAGCATCTTCCTGCTCTCCACGATCCCGCAGCTCACCGTCGCGCTCGTGATCGCCGCCGTGCTCGACCAGCACCTCAAGGCCCGCACCTTCTGGCGGATGAGCGTGCTGCTGCCCTATGTGGTGACCCCGGTCGCCGTGGCCCTGATCTTCTCGAGCGTGTTCAACGAACAGTCCGGCCTCGTGAACAACCTCCTCGGCACCATCGGCATCGACCCGGTCATGTGGAAGCAGGACACCCTCCCGAGCCACATCGCGATCGCCACGATGGTGAACTGGCGCTGGACCGGTTACAACGCGCTCATCCTGCTCGCGGCCATGCAAGCCGTACCGCGCGACCTGCACGAGTCGGCCGCGATCGACGGGGCCGGCGCTGCCCGCCGCTTCTTCTCGATCACCGTGCCGAGCATCCGCCCCACCCTCATCTTCGTGATCATCACGGCGACGATCGGCGGGCTGCAGATCTTCGCCGAGCCGCGACTGTTCGACGTGTCGGCCGCGGGCGGGATCGGCGGCTACGACCGTCAGTTCCAGACGACCGTGCTCTACCTGTGGGAGATGGCGTTCTTCCGAGGCAACTTCGGCGAAGCGTCCGCGATCGCATGGCTGCTGTTCCTGCTGATCGTGACGCTCGGCCTCATCAACTTCTTCATCTCGAGGCGCATCGCCTCGTCCGAGAACCGGGCGATCAAGCGCGCGAGCGCGCGCCGCCTGGCAGCGCAGCGAGGAGCACGCCCGTGA
- a CDS encoding ABC transporter substrate-binding protein translates to MTVRISRRTTAAAVAGAATLALLATGCSSGGSGGGDGDVTLTVTTFGTMGYEELYKEYEKANPGIKIEATNIDTGGNARTDAFTKIAAGSGLSDVVAIEEGWLGKIMEVSDQFVDLRDHGIEDRKSDWIDWKYEQATDPEGRVIGYGMDVGPEGLCFNGPAFAAAGLPTDRAAVAELFGGADASWERFFELGRQYHAATGKAWYDHSGFVWNAMVNQLEEGYYTADGELNIEGNAQMEARFDLIAQGAADGLSAAESAWDWNGGKSFTDQSFAVFTCPGWMLGTITGQLEAGGGGPETGWDFADVFPGGPANWGGTFLSIPETSEHKEEAAALASWLTEPEQQVKQSAAAGNFPSTVEAQETLAAEATPNEVFNGAPTGAILASRAEGVVAQFKGPDDSVIQENVFGPALKKLDNGEADRDAAWQEALTLLSELVD, encoded by the coding sequence GTGACCGTGAGAATTTCACGACGCACCACAGCAGCGGCCGTCGCCGGCGCCGCAACCCTCGCCCTCCTCGCCACCGGATGTTCATCCGGCGGCTCCGGAGGAGGTGACGGCGACGTCACCCTCACGGTGACGACCTTCGGCACCATGGGCTACGAGGAGCTCTACAAGGAGTACGAGAAGGCCAACCCGGGCATCAAGATCGAAGCCACCAACATCGACACCGGCGGCAATGCCCGCACCGACGCCTTCACCAAGATCGCCGCCGGCTCGGGTCTCTCGGATGTCGTCGCCATCGAGGAGGGCTGGCTCGGCAAGATCATGGAGGTCTCCGACCAGTTCGTCGACCTGCGCGACCACGGCATCGAGGACCGCAAGTCGGACTGGATCGACTGGAAGTACGAGCAGGCGACCGACCCCGAGGGTCGCGTGATCGGCTACGGCATGGACGTCGGCCCCGAGGGCCTGTGCTTCAACGGCCCGGCGTTCGCCGCGGCCGGCCTGCCGACCGACCGCGCCGCGGTCGCCGAGCTCTTCGGCGGAGCCGATGCCAGTTGGGAGCGCTTCTTCGAGCTCGGCCGCCAGTACCACGCGGCGACCGGCAAGGCCTGGTACGACCACTCCGGCTTCGTCTGGAACGCCATGGTCAACCAGCTCGAGGAGGGCTACTACACCGCGGACGGCGAGCTGAACATCGAGGGCAACGCCCAGATGGAGGCCCGCTTCGACCTCATCGCGCAGGGCGCGGCCGACGGACTCTCCGCGGCCGAGAGCGCGTGGGACTGGAACGGCGGCAAGTCGTTCACCGACCAGAGTTTCGCCGTGTTCACCTGCCCGGGCTGGATGCTGGGCACCATCACCGGCCAGCTCGAGGCCGGCGGCGGCGGACCGGAGACCGGATGGGACTTCGCCGACGTGTTCCCCGGCGGCCCCGCCAACTGGGGCGGCACCTTCCTGAGCATCCCCGAGACCTCGGAGCACAAGGAGGAGGCGGCCGCTCTCGCGAGCTGGCTGACCGAGCCCGAGCAGCAGGTGAAGCAGTCGGCCGCGGCCGGCAACTTCCCGAGCACGGTCGAGGCGCAGGAGACCCTGGCCGCCGAGGCCACCCCGAACGAGGTGTTCAACGGCGCGCCCACCGGCGCGATCCTCGCCTCGCGCGCCGAGGGCGTCGTGGCCCAGTTCAAGGGCCCGGACGACTCGGTCATCCAGGAGAACGTGTTCGGCCCGGCACTGAAGAAGCTCGACAACGGCGAAGCCGACCGCGACGCCGCCTGGCAGGAAGCCCTGACGCTCCTGTCCGAACTGGTGGACTGA
- a CDS encoding aldo/keto reductase — MTGIRLALGAMMFGITIDERTSFALLDRFVEAGGEWIDTADCYAFWASESGYGGDSERLLGRWLKARPDARARVKISTKVGAEPRDKDDWPASREGLSPTAVRTAAEGSLRRLGIERVDLLWAHMEDRTVPIEQTAEAFGALVSDGLTKRVGTSNHPAWRVERARRHALERGLRPVDALQHSRSYLRPRPGVLPPGQNHRFGMLDDELVDLAATEKLDIWAYTPLLSGAYDNPAKPIPEAYDHPGNRRRLEVLDEVARELGASRGQVVLAWLVGGRPSITPILGGSKPEQLESALEAVRLELPEELRTRLDEVDATSPA, encoded by the coding sequence ATGACGGGAATTCGGCTGGCGCTCGGCGCCATGATGTTCGGGATCACCATCGACGAGAGGACGTCGTTCGCACTCCTCGACCGGTTCGTCGAGGCGGGCGGCGAGTGGATCGACACTGCGGACTGCTACGCGTTCTGGGCGAGCGAATCCGGCTACGGCGGGGACAGCGAGCGCCTCTTGGGCCGCTGGCTGAAGGCCCGGCCGGACGCGCGAGCCCGGGTGAAGATCAGCACGAAGGTCGGCGCGGAACCGCGGGACAAGGATGACTGGCCGGCGTCGCGCGAAGGCCTCTCGCCCACCGCCGTGCGGACCGCCGCGGAAGGCAGCCTGCGGCGCCTCGGCATCGAGCGGGTCGATCTGCTGTGGGCGCACATGGAGGACCGCACCGTGCCGATCGAGCAGACCGCGGAGGCCTTCGGTGCCCTCGTCTCCGACGGGCTCACCAAGCGCGTCGGAACCTCGAACCACCCGGCGTGGCGGGTCGAGAGGGCGCGTCGGCACGCGCTGGAGCGGGGCCTGCGCCCGGTCGACGCGCTGCAGCACAGTCGGTCGTACCTGCGCCCCCGACCCGGCGTGCTGCCGCCGGGGCAGAACCACCGCTTCGGCATGCTCGACGACGAGCTGGTCGACCTCGCCGCGACCGAGAAACTCGACATCTGGGCGTACACGCCGCTGCTGAGCGGCGCGTACGACAACCCCGCCAAGCCGATCCCGGAGGCGTACGACCACCCGGGCAATCGGCGCCGGCTCGAGGTGCTCGACGAGGTCGCTCGCGAGCTCGGCGCGAGCCGCGGGCAGGTCGTGCTCGCCTGGCTCGTCGGCGGCCGCCCGTCGATCACCCCCATCCTCGGAGGCAGCAAACCCGAACAGCTCGAGAGCGCGCTCGAAGCGGTGCGACTGGAGCTGCCCGAGGAGCTGCGGACGCGTCTCGACGAGGTGGACGCCACGTCGCCGGCGTAA
- a CDS encoding MerR family transcriptional regulator, with protein MQTFTPAEAAERTGFSLDTLRYYEKAGLLGRIRRGAGGRRAYTESDIEWLGLIRCLRDTGMPIAQLKSYAQLATDDSTMDERLALLEQHDREVQASIDALLAQQRRLREKIAWYHSEGASAERHLARSMLA; from the coding sequence ATGCAGACCTTCACCCCGGCGGAGGCAGCCGAGCGCACCGGATTCAGCCTCGACACATTGCGTTACTACGAGAAGGCGGGGCTGCTCGGCCGCATCCGCCGGGGCGCCGGCGGTCGTCGCGCCTACACCGAGAGCGACATCGAATGGCTCGGGCTCATCCGCTGCCTGCGTGACACCGGCATGCCGATCGCGCAGCTGAAGAGCTACGCGCAACTCGCGACCGACGACTCGACGATGGACGAGCGTCTCGCCCTGCTCGAGCAGCACGATCGGGAGGTGCAGGCGTCGATCGACGCCCTCCTCGCTCAGCAGCGGCGCCTGCGCGAGAAGATCGCCTGGTACCACTCCGAGGGGGCGTCCGCCGAACGGCACCTCGCGCGCTCGATGCTCGCCTGA
- a CDS encoding gamma-glutamylcyclotransferase family protein — MSALVFSFGTLRLERVQLALFGRVVPTQPDTLAGYRLGEVRITDPDVIAASGSDVHPGLEHTGRPSDRVDGAVLELDQSQLAAADHYERVAYRRIGVRLESGRDAFVYVPKDIAL; from the coding sequence ATGAGCGCCCTCGTGTTCTCGTTCGGCACCCTCCGACTCGAGCGCGTGCAACTCGCGCTGTTCGGCCGGGTCGTGCCGACGCAGCCCGACACGCTCGCCGGCTATCGGCTCGGGGAGGTGCGGATCACCGATCCCGACGTCATCGCGGCGAGCGGGAGCGACGTGCATCCCGGACTCGAGCACACGGGACGGCCCTCCGATCGCGTCGACGGTGCGGTGCTCGAACTCGACCAGTCGCAGCTCGCGGCCGCCGACCACTACGAACGGGTCGCCTACCGCCGCATCGGCGTCCGCCTCGAGTCGGGCCGGGATGCGTTCGTCTACGTGCCGAAGGACATCGCGCTCTAG
- a CDS encoding SipW-dependent-type signal peptide-containing protein: MSSTVTSTRPARSRKVRAILAGGVVLGVGAAVTLAAWSDSEFATGLFSAGSFNLEGSANGTAYDEHPAADAPASLAFSLPLAQNLAPEETVYAPFAVRLDDTTTSPADVALTVAGTTGVVAGLTYELIATSSFGCDATTTGTTIVPSGTALTAGTGSFDLAAGTAGAAGAPVNLCFAVSADSSLAQGQSGAVTWQFAATSAN; this comes from the coding sequence ATGTCTTCCACCGTCACCTCCACCCGTCCCGCCCGCAGCCGCAAGGTGCGCGCCATCCTCGCCGGAGGCGTCGTGCTCGGCGTCGGCGCGGCCGTCACGCTCGCCGCCTGGTCTGACTCCGAGTTCGCCACCGGACTGTTCAGCGCCGGCTCCTTCAACCTCGAGGGCAGCGCGAACGGGACCGCCTACGACGAGCACCCGGCCGCAGACGCCCCCGCGTCGCTCGCCTTCTCGCTTCCGCTGGCGCAGAACCTCGCGCCGGAGGAGACGGTCTACGCCCCCTTCGCCGTGCGTCTCGACGACACCACGACCTCGCCCGCCGACGTCGCTCTGACAGTCGCCGGCACGACCGGTGTCGTCGCGGGCCTCACGTACGAGCTCATCGCGACGTCGAGCTTCGGCTGCGACGCCACCACCACGGGCACGACGATCGTGCCGTCGGGCACGGCGCTCACCGCGGGCACCGGGTCGTTCGACCTCGCCGCCGGAACCGCCGGCGCCGCCGGAGCCCCGGTGAACCTGTGCTTCGCCGTCAGCGCCGACTCCAGTCTCGCGCAGGGCCAGTCGGGCGCCGTCACCTGGCAGTTCGCCGCCACCTCGGCGAACTGA
- a CDS encoding signal peptidase I, with protein sequence MVRPARRTLSTVGEIALTALAAGGALCLLLVVLAVAFHVTLIMFKTGSMSPTIPAGSLAVVREIPANEVRVGDVVTVDRAGALPVTHRVTSVQPAAGGQRIITMKGDANRDPDPLPYTVERVRLVIAHVPELARVVGWFSDARVMGGIAVVAAGIVTWAFWPRESTEVHGPRHRAPRAPRGSRVARSMAIVLVGGGVLAGTALPAQSARAVETEMVEHVVEGEHVTLVSVGDAARNRRMTPGGSAVWQVGALAQAEERGEVALSISGIGDPGAGFEIAVTACSERWRDDACAGSATELLSRRSAPVGDDTIALQRIRTDEQSWLRIAVHRRADAAAAGRLELRLQADGFGDVVVVGSDVDAPLATTGANVAGPIAVALLAVGTGLLAARLGRRLPRSAVAR encoded by the coding sequence ATGGTCCGCCCCGCGCGCCGCACCCTCTCGACCGTCGGCGAGATCGCCCTCACTGCGCTCGCCGCGGGCGGGGCCCTCTGTCTGCTGCTCGTGGTGCTCGCCGTGGCGTTCCATGTCACTCTCATCATGTTCAAGACCGGCTCGATGTCGCCGACCATCCCCGCCGGCTCGCTCGCGGTCGTCCGTGAGATCCCGGCGAACGAGGTGCGGGTCGGCGACGTCGTGACCGTCGACAGGGCCGGAGCGCTGCCGGTCACCCACCGGGTGACCTCGGTGCAGCCGGCGGCGGGTGGGCAGCGCATCATCACGATGAAGGGCGACGCGAACCGGGATCCCGATCCGTTGCCCTACACGGTCGAGCGGGTGCGGCTCGTCATCGCGCACGTGCCGGAGCTCGCGCGCGTCGTCGGCTGGTTCTCCGACGCCCGGGTGATGGGAGGGATCGCCGTCGTCGCGGCGGGCATCGTCACGTGGGCGTTCTGGCCGCGGGAGTCGACCGAGGTCCACGGACCGCGCCACCGGGCGCCCCGCGCGCCGCGCGGATCGCGCGTCGCGCGGTCGATGGCGATCGTGCTCGTCGGTGGCGGAGTGCTCGCCGGCACGGCCCTGCCCGCACAATCCGCACGCGCGGTGGAGACGGAGATGGTCGAGCACGTCGTCGAGGGCGAACATGTGACGCTCGTGAGCGTCGGCGATGCGGCGCGGAATCGACGGATGACTCCCGGAGGATCCGCGGTGTGGCAGGTGGGCGCGCTCGCCCAGGCGGAGGAACGTGGCGAGGTCGCGCTCTCGATCAGCGGCATCGGGGATCCCGGCGCGGGGTTCGAGATCGCCGTCACGGCGTGCAGCGAGCGCTGGCGCGACGATGCCTGCGCTGGCAGCGCGACCGAACTCCTGTCGCGCCGCTCCGCGCCCGTCGGCGACGACACCATCGCGTTGCAGCGCATCCGGACCGACGAGCAGAGCTGGTTGCGCATCGCGGTGCACCGCCGCGCGGACGCCGCCGCGGCGGGCCGACTCGAGTTGCGACTGCAGGCGGATGGATTCGGCGACGTCGTGGTCGTCGGCAGCGACGTCGACGCCCCGCTCGCCACCACCGGCGCGAACGTCGCCGGACCGATCGCCGTGGCACTGCTCGCGGTCGGCACCGGATTGCTGGCTGCACGACTCGGCCGTCGGCTCCCGCGGTCGGCGGTCGCGCGATGA